One Candidatus Ornithobacterium hominis genomic region harbors:
- a CDS encoding outer membrane beta-barrel protein: MKKIGFLLLLISASAAYGQRLERRITYGVFAGGIYSKITNIEKVLIPDNIYASYTIKEPYKFGYGAGAFLNWYYPEVRISFQPELYYSYQPGQVEYTDTNGLNYTLKFPYHSLNAGVMVKFYFTEGFYAGAGPYFNFNLDKDVLEYRSNGAEMSRRSGVYFEPDAVVQNVLKQSLEGKDYFHLGMGIGYEFDNKLNIGIRYHLGLSDALETQQNGHRYREQNNMVNAFFLDIGYRFTFDGYNNF, encoded by the coding sequence ATGAAAAAAATAGGATTTTTGTTGTTGCTGATTTCTGCTTCAGCAGCATATGGACAGCGTTTAGAAAGAAGAATTACTTATGGTGTATTTGCAGGAGGAATATATTCTAAAATCACCAATATTGAAAAGGTACTTATCCCTGATAATATATATGCAAGTTATACCATAAAAGAACCCTATAAATTTGGTTATGGAGCAGGAGCTTTCTTAAACTGGTACTATCCTGAAGTGAGAATCAGTTTTCAGCCAGAACTCTACTATTCCTACCAGCCTGGACAAGTTGAATATACCGACACCAACGGATTAAACTATACCCTTAAATTTCCTTATCATAGCCTCAATGCAGGGGTTATGGTAAAGTTTTACTTTACAGAAGGTTTTTATGCAGGAGCAGGTCCTTATTTTAACTTTAATTTAGATAAAGATGTTTTGGAATACCGCTCCAATGGAGCAGAGATGTCCAGAAGGTCGGGTGTTTATTTTGAGCCTGATGCTGTGGTACAGAATGTTTTAAAACAGTCATTGGAAGGGAAGGACTATTTCCATTTAGGTATGGGTATTGGTTATGAGTTTGATAATAAACTGAATATAGGCATCCGTTATCATTTGGGATTGTCAGACGCTTTGGAAACACAGCAGAATGGACACCGCTACCGAGAGCAGAATAACATGGTCAATGCTTTTTTCCTCGATATCGGTTACCGCTTTACTTTTGACGGATACAATAACTTTTAA
- a CDS encoding T9SS type A sorting domain-containing protein: MRKLYFSLGVLLSFYKVYAQEKYPSGVPTPLYWIKTEKEKGKTQVKEKIKGQEIHFDKAEGLSINGNPVFYIKEGKTISLPLEKSAAEHYSLFVVYKGEKNEGEYPLWSLLNTSAAQYKLVATNRRFADMEKTMYSSYPQGNRDKVKIHYYQHYKNLESKENNTPNKSSQYELHLAGKIAHLPLEGFSGYIGEILLYDRVLSPMEMQQVASYLSIKYGVSLSQTEYKNYYNSRGEKIWDYTEHKEFNQNITAVGKDKEGEISQMVSRNSNDEQMITVGLTAKNGKEIPDGYFVFWSDNGKELELKKQKEGQPRGLSRVWLMDYHKHSDIELHWKADPRVLPPLSSDKEAKSSEKNDYYWLVTDSSKERLFHPTSTKYHKLGKVSSQKPFILNNWEDSANGQTAYSIWIAPEMFSHLDIEASKCRESLSGKVRFNIVGGQAPYHVTLHREETPSYQQSMNLSSEELNQKALRLSSGKYLYNISDAYGRTYKDSFYLSDGDAPLPNLNSEYIIAKKPLLLSPEESLPKGNYAYQWYQNGRLVSENKNYLLSQAGDYELRIKNEHGCKSVSKFKTYVENEIADSQILLYPNPAPGGNFTLQAAFPKTTSGQVSIYTIEGRLMQSQNFYNLSQYEYHGNIGVSGVYIIHIKTLLGENSLKLIVH; encoded by the coding sequence ATGAGGAAACTTTATTTTTCACTAGGAGTTTTACTTTCCTTTTATAAGGTTTATGCACAAGAAAAATATCCTTCAGGAGTTCCCACTCCGCTCTACTGGATAAAAACCGAAAAGGAAAAAGGAAAAACACAGGTAAAAGAAAAAATAAAAGGACAGGAAATTCATTTTGATAAAGCAGAAGGGCTTAGCATCAATGGAAATCCAGTTTTTTACATCAAAGAAGGAAAAACAATTTCTCTGCCTTTAGAAAAATCTGCAGCAGAACATTACTCACTTTTTGTAGTTTATAAAGGAGAAAAAAACGAGGGAGAATACCCCCTATGGTCTCTTTTAAATACATCTGCTGCTCAGTATAAACTAGTAGCTACCAACCGTCGTTTTGCTGATATGGAAAAAACCATGTACAGCAGCTATCCGCAGGGAAATAGAGACAAGGTAAAAATTCATTATTACCAGCATTATAAAAATCTAGAGTCCAAGGAAAATAATACCCCAAATAAATCTTCTCAGTACGAACTTCATTTAGCAGGAAAAATAGCTCATCTGCCACTTGAAGGATTTTCTGGATATATTGGAGAAATTTTACTTTATGACCGAGTACTTTCCCCTATGGAAATGCAGCAGGTAGCATCATATTTATCCATTAAATATGGTGTTTCTCTCAGCCAGACAGAATATAAAAATTACTATAACAGTAGAGGAGAGAAAATATGGGATTATACTGAACACAAGGAATTTAATCAAAATATTACAGCTGTAGGAAAAGATAAAGAGGGAGAAATCTCCCAGATGGTCAGCAGAAATTCTAATGATGAGCAGATGATTACCGTAGGGCTCACTGCAAAAAATGGCAAGGAAATTCCAGATGGTTATTTTGTTTTCTGGAGTGATAATGGGAAAGAATTAGAACTAAAAAAACAAAAAGAAGGTCAGCCCAGAGGACTCTCCAGAGTTTGGTTAATGGATTATCATAAACATTCTGATATAGAACTGCATTGGAAGGCTGACCCTAGAGTCCTGCCTCCTCTTTCAAGTGATAAAGAAGCAAAGTCTAGTGAGAAAAATGATTACTATTGGCTGGTCACAGATTCTTCTAAGGAGCGATTATTTCATCCCACTTCAACAAAGTATCATAAATTAGGAAAAGTTTCCTCTCAAAAGCCATTTATTTTAAATAATTGGGAAGATTCCGCCAATGGGCAGACTGCTTATAGTATCTGGATAGCACCAGAGATGTTTTCTCATCTAGATATAGAAGCCTCCAAATGCAGGGAAAGCCTCTCTGGAAAAGTAAGATTTAATATTGTGGGAGGGCAGGCTCCTTATCATGTAACCCTTCATAGAGAAGAAACTCCTTCCTATCAGCAAAGTATGAACTTAAGCTCTGAAGAGCTTAATCAAAAGGCTCTGCGCCTTTCTTCAGGAAAGTATTTATATAACATTTCTGATGCTTATGGAAGGACTTACAAGGATAGCTTTTATCTCTCTGACGGAGATGCTCCGCTACCAAATCTCAATTCAGAATATATTATCGCTAAAAAACCACTGCTGCTGTCTCCAGAAGAAAGCTTGCCTAAAGGGAACTATGCCTATCAGTGGTACCAGAACGGTCGTCTAGTTTCAGAAAACAAAAATTATCTCCTCAGCCAGGCAGGTGACTATGAGCTTAGAATCAAAAACGAGCATGGCTGTAAATCTGTTTCTAAATTCAAGACTTATGTAGAAAATGAAATTGCGGATTCGCAGATTCTGCTCTATCCTAATCCTGCTCCAGGAGGAAATTTTACGCTTCAGGCAGCGTTCCCTAAAACCACCAGCGGACAGGTCAGCATTTATACCATAGAGGGAAGGCTCATGCAGTCACAGAATTTCTATAATCTATCTCAGTATGAATATCATGGAAATATTGGTGTTTCAGGGGTATATATCATCCATATTAAAACACTATTGGGAGAAAACAGCTTAAAACTTATTGTTCATTAG
- a CDS encoding transposase yields MDVQSSLAALKKAIKCRKKNNKQPLIHHSNRGLQYCSTDYQCLLNENNILCSMTESYDPYANAVAERVNGILKQEFMIDMYGNNLHDKIQLVKDAIDKYNNLRPHYSCHYLTPQQMHKQNKIKIKTYKKIDAEKLSFQHQLN; encoded by the coding sequence TTGGATGTTCAAAGTAGTTTAGCTGCGTTGAAAAAAGCAATAAAATGCAGAAAGAAAAACAATAAACAACCTTTAATTCATCACTCGAACAGAGGATTACAATATTGTAGTACAGATTACCAATGCTTGCTAAATGAAAATAATATTTTATGTAGTATGACAGAAAGTTACGATCCTTATGCTAATGCTGTAGCAGAACGAGTAAATGGCATATTAAAGCAAGAATTTATGATTGATATGTATGGAAATAATTTACATGATAAAATTCAATTAGTTAAAGATGCTATTGATAAATACAACAATCTAAGACCTCATTATTCCTGTCATTACTTAACACCACAGCAAATGCACAAACAGAATAAAATTAAAATCAAAACATATAAAAAAATTGATGCTGAAAAGCTATCTTTTCAGCATCAATTAAATTAA
- a CDS encoding outer membrane beta-barrel protein → MKKLGLMLLLISGLSKGQYLDNLTYGLKLGALHSRVTNLPEMLIGRENNRQLFDITSKGVFGVEGGLFLNYKLPASRVAIQPELLFRYSGAEVNYNNETTGSSYKLGLRYSYLMLGGIYKVYPFLGLNIGIGAFYSKNLTPHAISYNSKERNGLYDTNFRQFYREGIVGKDDFNLSFSLGYELEDNFHFDLRYYHGVGDMIGNRVTSFQFLENTNRSSHLSLSVGYSFHNW, encoded by the coding sequence ATGAAGAAACTAGGTTTAATGCTACTGCTAATTTCTGGACTATCCAAAGGTCAGTATTTAGATAATTTAACCTATGGTCTGAAACTTGGAGCTCTGCATTCCCGTGTTACCAATCTCCCAGAGATGCTTATTGGAAGGGAAAACAATCGACAATTGTTTGATATTACAAGTAAGGGTGTTTTTGGAGTTGAAGGCGGTCTTTTTTTAAATTATAAACTTCCTGCTTCCAGAGTTGCTATTCAGCCGGAGCTATTATTTCGTTATTCAGGCGCAGAAGTAAATTACAACAACGAAACCACGGGCAGTAGTTACAAACTAGGGCTTAGGTATTCATATTTAATGCTTGGCGGAATTTATAAGGTATATCCTTTCTTAGGGTTAAATATAGGCATAGGAGCCTTCTATTCTAAAAATCTTACTCCACATGCAATAAGTTATAACTCCAAAGAGCGTAATGGTCTCTATGACACCAATTTTCGTCAGTTCTATAGAGAAGGAATTGTGGGGAAGGATGATTTTAATCTGAGCTTTTCCTTAGGATATGAACTTGAGGATAATTTTCATTTTGATTTAAGATATTATCATGGTGTGGGAGATATGATAGGAAATAGAGTGACTTCTTTTCAATTTTTGGAAAACACTAATCGCAGCTCTCATCTAAGTCTCTCTGTAGGATATAGTTTTCATAATTGGTAA